The following proteins are encoded in a genomic region of Dyadobacter sp. UC 10:
- a CDS encoding DUF1801 domain-containing protein: MAKNKTTETESSVADFIEAVPDATKRADSYEILRLMQEKTGFEPKMWGPSIIGFGSYHYKYDSGHEGDAPLVGFSPRSSAITLYIPGFPNSEERLAALGKHKSSKACVYIKKLKDVDINVLSDMIVDSVEFIKNKYPSSLQ; the protein is encoded by the coding sequence ATGGCCAAAAACAAAACCACCGAAACGGAAAGCAGCGTCGCAGACTTTATAGAGGCGGTCCCCGACGCAACCAAGCGTGCCGACAGCTACGAGATACTTCGGCTGATGCAAGAGAAAACTGGATTTGAACCTAAAATGTGGGGCCCTAGTATCATCGGATTTGGCAGCTATCATTACAAATATGATAGCGGGCACGAAGGCGATGCGCCGCTGGTCGGATTCTCACCCCGAAGCAGCGCGATAACCCTGTATATCCCGGGGTTTCCTAACAGCGAAGAGCGGCTCGCGGCTTTGGGAAAGCATAAATCAAGTAAAGCCTGTGTTTATATCAAGAAACTCAAAGACGTGGATATCAACGTATTGTCAGATATGATTGTCGATTCTGTTGAGTTTATTAAAAATAAGTATCCGTCCTCCCTGCAATGA
- a CDS encoding ATP-binding protein: MNRVLRYIFERRGHLLALFCCLLYSSQILAQSSVVRISSDSLNKTQSFDLQNSKWKFHPGDSTEWASPQFPDHNWIELGSVFGEHNLPKDWKGIGWFRLRIVTDSTFTGRTLAFRVNHDGASEIFINGFKKGGYGKIGRNAAENVAKRAPHQLIPFDASKNDTIHLAIRYANYKPAFANFTGFQSWIGEYQKMMATLKLSWDSQDYMIGSIAAMCAFALLHLCLFIFYPKQQANLYYALFVGFAASTQIFRYYNEVISDPYLQAYAWPAFDVAKTLTTISAGLLFYKIAGTKLTRLRLALILVPGIYYVAEFAFFHDSAHDDLFNLYFLAVIIDGIRETFKASRKGRRGVWLIALGMFVTALFFFFVGVDILNLFAGKLHIIDQLMAIGLLFMPLCFSIFLALDFARTNNDLSQRLAEVEALSSQKLLAEQEKRELIEQQAETLEKTVIERTAQVQQQADKLRELDTFKSRFFINLTHEFRTPLTLILGPAERILARTQDAESQSQLALITRHAKRLLKMINELLDLSKLEAGKMELNNAPLEVVGLIKSIAYSFETLANQKQVSIHFSSNTEDFTGLTDKDKLENIFYNLISNAVKFTPRGGSISISLIFDKKEDLNELIATISDTGTGIPAEKLPYIFDRFYQIDSSDSRPQEGTGIGLAITKELTALLGGSVSVESEAGKGTNVTVKLALETSDAVVIPDSILIKQQPANMTVETVNNSDFLKSPDSHLVLVIEDNADLRSFIRSSLAGNYRILEAENGLNGLDLAFDNVPDLVITDLMMPGKDGYQVCADIKSNEKTSHIPVIILTAKVDVESRLTGLQTGADAYLRKPFHEPELIAQIENLIATRQSLREKYSRNNLWLTHSADLPSIEQAFLTKVRRALESHLSDETYSAELLAGDVGLSRTQLHRKLKALINQTPGDLIRTVRMEKALELLRKNAGTVAEIGYIVGYGNPSNFSTSFAQHFGFPPSEASKKATSSP, translated from the coding sequence ATGAATAGAGTGCTGAGATACATTTTTGAGCGTCGCGGGCATTTACTTGCGCTGTTTTGCTGCCTTCTTTATTCCAGCCAAATTCTGGCCCAGTCGTCTGTTGTAAGGATTTCTTCTGATAGCCTCAACAAAACGCAGAGTTTCGATCTGCAAAATTCAAAATGGAAATTCCATCCGGGAGATTCCACCGAATGGGCTTCACCGCAGTTTCCGGATCATAACTGGATTGAGCTGGGCAGTGTTTTTGGGGAACATAATCTACCCAAGGACTGGAAAGGAATTGGCTGGTTCCGACTGCGGATCGTTACGGATTCAACATTCACCGGACGGACGCTGGCTTTTCGGGTCAATCATGACGGCGCGTCGGAAATATTTATTAATGGCTTCAAAAAAGGCGGTTACGGAAAGATAGGCCGTAATGCAGCTGAAAATGTTGCCAAACGTGCTCCCCACCAGCTGATCCCCTTTGACGCCTCCAAAAATGACACGATCCACCTCGCGATCCGTTATGCCAACTATAAGCCAGCATTTGCAAATTTCACCGGATTTCAATCGTGGATCGGAGAATATCAAAAGATGATGGCTACCTTGAAATTGAGTTGGGACAGTCAGGATTATATGATAGGCAGCATTGCGGCTATGTGTGCGTTTGCCTTGCTGCATTTGTGCCTGTTCATTTTTTATCCAAAACAACAAGCTAACTTATACTATGCGCTTTTCGTCGGGTTTGCAGCTTCGACGCAGATTTTCCGCTACTATAACGAGGTAATCTCTGACCCCTACCTGCAAGCCTATGCCTGGCCGGCTTTCGATGTTGCAAAGACGCTTACCACCATTTCCGCAGGTTTATTGTTTTACAAAATCGCGGGCACAAAGCTCACGCGGCTGCGGCTCGCGCTGATCCTCGTACCAGGGATATACTATGTGGCAGAATTCGCTTTTTTCCATGATTCTGCGCACGACGACCTCTTCAATCTGTATTTTCTGGCGGTTATTATCGATGGTATCCGGGAAACTTTCAAAGCTTCCCGGAAAGGTAGAAGGGGTGTCTGGCTGATCGCATTAGGTATGTTTGTTACGGCCCTGTTCTTCTTTTTTGTCGGTGTCGATATACTCAACCTTTTTGCAGGCAAGCTGCATATAATAGACCAGCTCATGGCGATCGGATTGCTTTTTATGCCGCTGTGCTTCTCTATTTTCCTGGCGCTGGATTTTGCAAGAACAAACAACGACCTAAGTCAGCGGCTCGCGGAGGTGGAAGCGCTATCCTCTCAAAAACTGCTGGCCGAACAGGAGAAGCGGGAATTGATTGAGCAGCAGGCAGAGACTCTGGAAAAAACGGTGATAGAGAGAACCGCGCAGGTGCAGCAGCAGGCCGATAAACTTCGCGAGCTGGACACATTCAAATCGCGGTTTTTTATCAATCTGACACACGAATTTCGCACGCCCCTTACGCTGATCCTCGGCCCCGCGGAACGTATCCTGGCCCGAACGCAGGACGCAGAGTCACAAAGCCAACTTGCCCTGATTACCAGACATGCGAAAAGATTGCTGAAAATGATCAACGAACTACTTGATCTGAGTAAACTGGAAGCCGGGAAAATGGAGCTGAACAATGCGCCGCTGGAAGTAGTCGGGTTGATAAAAAGCATCGCCTATTCGTTTGAAACACTAGCTAACCAGAAACAGGTCAGCATTCATTTTTCATCTAATACTGAAGACTTCACCGGGCTTACCGATAAAGACAAACTGGAAAATATCTTTTACAACCTCATTTCGAATGCAGTCAAATTCACACCGAGAGGCGGTAGTATTTCAATTTCTCTCATCTTTGACAAAAAGGAGGACCTAAATGAGCTGATAGCGACTATTTCCGACACCGGTACCGGTATCCCGGCTGAAAAACTTCCCTACATATTCGATCGCTTTTACCAGATAGACTCGTCCGACAGCCGCCCCCAGGAAGGTACAGGTATTGGCCTGGCCATTACCAAAGAGCTGACTGCCCTTTTGGGAGGAAGTGTTTCCGTAGAAAGCGAGGCGGGTAAAGGGACGAATGTAACTGTGAAACTTGCATTGGAAACGTCTGATGCGGTGGTAATTCCGGATAGTATTTTAATTAAACAGCAGCCTGCAAACATGACGGTCGAAACTGTGAATAACAGTGATTTTCTGAAATCGCCGGATTCGCACCTGGTACTGGTTATTGAAGATAATGCCGATCTCCGCTCGTTCATCCGCTCCTCGTTAGCAGGCAATTACCGCATTCTCGAAGCTGAAAACGGATTAAATGGACTTGATCTGGCATTTGACAATGTGCCTGATCTGGTGATTACAGATCTCATGATGCCGGGGAAAGACGGCTACCAGGTTTGTGCGGATATTAAAAGCAATGAGAAAACCAGCCATATTCCCGTCATCATCCTGACTGCCAAAGTGGATGTAGAGAGTCGGCTCACAGGTCTGCAAACTGGCGCTGACGCTTATTTACGCAAACCATTTCACGAACCCGAACTGATCGCCCAAATTGAAAACCTGATCGCCACGCGGCAATCACTTCGTGAAAAATACAGTCGCAACAACCTCTGGCTTACGCATAGTGCAGACCTGCCTTCGATCGAACAAGCCTTCCTGACAAAAGTCCGTAGGGCACTGGAGTCACATTTGTCGGACGAAACGTACAGCGCCGAACTGCTGGCTGGCGACGTAGGGCTGAGCAGAACACAGCTGCACCGGAAACTGAAGGCGCTGATCAACCAAACGCCAGGTGACCTGATCCGGACTGTCCGTATGGAAAAAGCGCTGGAATTGCTTCGCAAAAATGCGGGCACCGTTGCTGAGATCGGCTATATAGTGGGCTATGGCAATCCTTCTAACTTTTCGACCAGCTTTGCGCAGCATTTTGGATTTCCGCCGAGTGAGGCATCCAAAAAGGCCACTTCCAGCCCATAA
- a CDS encoding sialidase family protein, with protein MKSILLASLIVLLVLPNRLAAQNTVFLSGKDNYKSFRIPAAVRAPDGTIMAFAEGRVNGGGDFGNIDIVMRRSKDNGKNWSAIKVVASYDTLQAGNPAPVFDLTDPAHPKGRLFLFYNTGNNHEGENRKGKGLREVWYKTSTDAGLTWSAPVNITKQVHRPRQPLVNPGYNFQEDWRSYANAPGHAMQFTSGKFRGRIFIPANHSEGEPKPQFMDYRAHGFYSDDHGATFKLSDNINIEGSNESIAAEISGGRLMMNSRNQRGDIKARIVAISSDGGAKWDTVYFDKNLPDPVCQGSILTIGKTKTHFVLAFSNAANTRLRDNLTLRVSYDDGKTWDKKILVDQSSNGEKDYTAYSDLVQTGENTIGILYELNGYKSIVFKEIDWTK; from the coding sequence ATGAAATCAATCCTTCTAGCTTCACTGATTGTTTTACTCGTTCTTCCAAACCGGTTAGCTGCGCAAAATACAGTGTTCCTTTCCGGCAAAGACAATTACAAGTCTTTCCGGATTCCGGCTGCCGTGCGCGCGCCAGACGGGACTATCATGGCTTTCGCAGAAGGCAGGGTCAATGGGGGCGGCGACTTTGGTAATATTGATATTGTAATGAGGAGAAGCAAGGACAATGGCAAAAATTGGTCTGCGATAAAGGTAGTGGCTAGTTATGATACATTACAGGCTGGCAACCCAGCTCCGGTTTTCGATCTCACGGACCCAGCACATCCGAAAGGCCGGCTATTTTTATTTTATAACACAGGGAACAACCACGAAGGTGAAAACCGAAAAGGAAAAGGTCTCCGGGAAGTTTGGTATAAGACTTCCACAGACGCCGGGCTGACCTGGTCGGCACCGGTTAACATCACCAAACAAGTGCACCGGCCCCGGCAGCCGCTCGTCAATCCCGGCTACAATTTTCAGGAAGACTGGCGCAGTTATGCCAATGCCCCGGGGCATGCAATGCAATTCACCTCCGGCAAGTTCAGAGGCAGGATCTTTATTCCTGCCAACCATTCCGAAGGCGAGCCAAAACCTCAGTTTATGGATTACCGGGCGCATGGGTTTTACAGCGATGACCACGGTGCTACGTTCAAGCTGAGTGACAATATCAATATCGAAGGATCAAATGAGTCGATTGCTGCTGAAATATCAGGTGGCAGACTGATGATGAATTCGCGTAATCAGCGGGGAGATATTAAGGCGCGCATCGTGGCCATAAGCAGTGACGGAGGCGCCAAATGGGATACGGTTTATTTTGATAAAAACCTGCCTGATCCGGTTTGTCAGGGGAGCATTCTAACGATTGGGAAAACTAAAACCCACTTTGTCCTTGCGTTTTCCAATGCCGCAAATACCCGGCTGAGGGACAATCTTACGTTGCGCGTCAGTTACGATGATGGTAAAACCTGGGATAAAAAAATATTGGTGGACCAAAGCAGCAACGGGGAGAAAGATTATACCGCCTATTCAGACCTCGTGCAGACCGGCGAAAATACCATTGGGATTTTATACGAATTGAACGGTTATAAATCGATTGTATTTAAGGAAATTGACTGGACAAAATAA
- a CDS encoding response regulator transcription factor — protein MKHCITQAILVHPHPLECEAVAGWLQKRSTMSLVGKSSCLEKVMHIPYLREIDLVIAFAYSTEDTAGQILALRKVHPALKFLLLGPGSSMKLVKELIRSGVSGYIGIEAEIHEWEHAIKSVSEGKIYYGQEVMMRLSETPSEVTESQPAPTSRDFLSKREIEILRLVASEYSTNRIASELFISGKTVESHRRNLFQKLGVKNSVGLTKVAVRLGVV, from the coding sequence ATGAAACATTGCATTACACAAGCAATACTGGTTCACCCACACCCTCTCGAATGCGAGGCTGTTGCGGGTTGGCTGCAAAAGCGATCTACGATGAGCCTGGTCGGGAAAAGTAGTTGCCTGGAAAAGGTAATGCACATTCCATACCTCCGCGAAATCGACCTTGTGATTGCTTTCGCTTACAGCACCGAAGACACCGCAGGCCAGATCCTCGCGCTCCGGAAAGTGCATCCCGCACTTAAATTCCTGCTCCTTGGCCCCGGCTCCTCGATGAAATTGGTGAAAGAACTGATCCGCTCCGGTGTGAGCGGATATATCGGGATTGAAGCCGAGATCCATGAATGGGAGCATGCCATTAAATCGGTTTCGGAGGGAAAGATCTATTATGGACAGGAGGTAATGATGCGGCTTTCTGAAACTCCTTCCGAAGTTACCGAAAGCCAGCCTGCCCCCACTTCCAGGGACTTTCTAAGTAAAAGAGAGATCGAAATCCTCCGGCTGGTAGCCAGCGAATATTCAACCAACCGCATTGCCAGTGAACTTTTCATCAGCGGCAAAACCGTCGAATCGCATCGGAGAAACCTTTTTCAAAAGCTGGGAGTAAAAAATTCCGTTGGACTGACGAAGGTAGCGGTGCGGTTAGGGGTGGTTTGA
- a CDS encoding L,D-transpeptidase family protein has product MRILFLFVIACGLFASCKTKEKQQPEIAVRDTTIKVENSFTELFIDTTALGRFVETRSMQDSLVNKIQSFYNRRNYQFAWFFPDGMADFVHSFLSLQNDYIHDSGDSSLYDPKLMSQIDSLKTLKRIIPTDPLVIDTELALTEHFFKYTEKAYSGDGSINIQELNWFIPRKKINPGAFLDSLLKNKGENVASYEPVNRQYNLLKEQLRLYNSLKNEEWTELEPVKKLKRGDSSPVISEIKRRLALLQDMEPGDSTKIFDSTLVEAVKSFQARMGLKASGEIGPAFVKELNVPVSERIRLMLINMERIRWVPAAPATDYILVNIPEFRLHMYEKGELAFDMNVVVGSEAHSTVIFAGKLNQVVFSPYWNIPPSILKNEILPGIKKNKNYLARHNMEWNGNSVRQKPGKSNSLGLVKFLFPNSYNIYLHDTPSKSLFGESQRAFSHGCIRLSEPKKLAEFLLRKDSAWTSEKITAAMNSGKEKYVRLRGENEIPVFIGYFTAWVDHTGKLNFRKDVYGHDKKMAERLFALAE; this is encoded by the coding sequence ATGAGGATCCTATTCTTGTTTGTAATCGCCTGCGGGCTGTTCGCTTCCTGTAAAACCAAAGAAAAACAGCAGCCCGAAATAGCCGTGCGGGACACGACCATCAAGGTTGAAAATTCATTCACCGAGCTATTTATTGACACCACCGCGCTCGGCCGTTTTGTGGAAACGCGGAGTATGCAGGATAGTCTGGTCAATAAAATCCAGAGTTTTTACAATCGCCGGAACTACCAGTTTGCCTGGTTCTTCCCCGACGGCATGGCCGATTTTGTGCATTCATTCCTCAGCCTACAAAACGATTATATCCACGATTCCGGCGACAGCTCGCTCTATGACCCGAAACTGATGTCGCAGATCGATTCCCTGAAAACGCTGAAGCGCATTATACCGACTGACCCGCTGGTAATCGATACCGAGCTGGCATTGACAGAGCACTTTTTTAAGTATACAGAAAAGGCATATTCCGGTGACGGCAGTATTAACATCCAGGAACTCAACTGGTTTATCCCTCGAAAAAAGATAAATCCGGGCGCGTTTCTCGATTCCCTTCTGAAAAATAAAGGAGAAAATGTAGCATCCTACGAACCGGTGAATCGCCAGTATAATTTGTTAAAAGAGCAGCTGAGACTCTATAATAGCCTGAAAAATGAAGAATGGACAGAACTGGAACCTGTCAAAAAACTGAAAAGAGGAGACAGCTCGCCGGTTATTTCGGAGATTAAAAGAAGACTGGCTTTATTGCAGGACATGGAGCCGGGCGATTCTACCAAAATCTTTGACTCGACACTGGTAGAAGCAGTGAAATCTTTTCAGGCGCGAATGGGACTAAAAGCCTCGGGGGAAATCGGACCTGCATTTGTGAAAGAGCTGAATGTACCGGTTAGCGAAAGAATTCGCCTCATGCTGATCAATATGGAACGCATCCGTTGGGTCCCGGCGGCGCCAGCGACCGATTATATCCTGGTCAATATCCCTGAATTCCGCCTGCACATGTACGAAAAAGGCGAGCTTGCATTCGATATGAACGTAGTGGTTGGCTCCGAGGCGCACAGTACGGTTATTTTTGCCGGCAAACTCAATCAGGTCGTTTTCAGTCCCTACTGGAATATCCCGCCGAGTATTTTGAAAAACGAAATTCTGCCCGGGATTAAAAAAAACAAGAACTACCTGGCGCGGCACAATATGGAATGGAACGGGAACAGCGTGCGCCAGAAACCGGGCAAGTCTAATTCGCTGGGTTTGGTCAAATTCCTTTTTCCGAACTCCTACAATATTTACCTGCACGATACCCCTTCCAAAAGTCTTTTCGGCGAGTCGCAGCGCGCGTTCAGCCACGGTTGCATTCGGTTGTCGGAACCTAAAAAGCTGGCTGAGTTTCTGCTGCGCAAAGATTCAGCCTGGACTTCCGAGAAAATAACTGCCGCCATGAATAGCGGAAAGGAAAAGTATGTGCGGCTGCGCGGCGAAAATGAAATTCCTGTTTTTATCGGCTATTTCACCGCCTGGGTAGACCATACCGGTAAACTGAACTTCCGGAAAGATGTGTACGGTCACGACAAAAAAATGGCTGAAAGACTGTTCGCTTTGGCCGAATAG
- a CDS encoding DUF4097 family beta strand repeat-containing protein gives MKPNILIFNKIFQTTLLFWMLLVSMAQAQATLQVATKKIERTIGAPAIRTLFVNAEKADIEMVTWTRADISIVMELSARHPDRATAAQDLSKMQYIADRNGKDYFLRNYIVLKDGEGKPVSNFKARYTIHLPASCSVDLKNTFGNIQLKGLTNNLNLKADFCTTNVSELSGKGIFDTAFGELSAIEVTGSFSFSTDRTNIKLDRIGGRVKLDALYGHIEIYPTAGLTSLGIRSKKAEITLFTKNWQQFDYTINSAYATMKLPNGFKWRRNTADFKEAFFSKNQLASVDINAEFGQVTIK, from the coding sequence ATGAAACCGAACATACTGATATTCAACAAAATATTCCAAACAACCCTCCTCTTCTGGATGCTGCTGGTTTCGATGGCGCAGGCACAGGCGACTTTGCAGGTCGCTACTAAAAAGATCGAGCGGACGATCGGCGCGCCAGCTATCCGTACCTTGTTTGTCAATGCTGAAAAAGCAGATATAGAAATGGTTACCTGGACCAGGGCTGATATATCAATTGTGATGGAACTGTCGGCCAGGCATCCCGACCGCGCCACCGCCGCGCAGGACCTTTCCAAAATGCAGTATATAGCCGATCGTAACGGAAAAGATTACTTTCTGCGAAATTACATTGTTCTGAAAGATGGCGAAGGGAAGCCCGTTTCTAATTTCAAAGCCCGGTACACCATTCACCTCCCGGCCTCGTGCTCGGTTGACCTGAAAAATACGTTCGGCAATATTCAACTGAAAGGCCTGACGAACAACCTGAACCTGAAAGCAGATTTTTGCACCACTAATGTATCTGAATTGAGTGGAAAAGGCATTTTTGACACCGCATTCGGTGAATTGAGCGCTATTGAGGTTACCGGGTCTTTCTCTTTTTCAACAGACAGGACTAATATCAAGCTGGACCGTATTGGCGGAAGAGTCAAGCTTGATGCGCTGTATGGTCATATTGAAATCTACCCCACTGCCGGTTTGACCAGCCTTGGAATACGGTCTAAAAAAGCGGAGATCACGCTATTTACCAAAAACTGGCAGCAATTCGATTACACTATCAACAGTGCATACGCGACCATGAAGCTTCCGAACGGGTTTAAATGGAGACGGAATACAGCGGACTTTAAAGAGGCTTTCTTCTCGAAAAATCAGTTGGCCAGTGTTGATATCAATGCAGAATTTGGCCAGGTTACGATTAAATAA